The Prunus dulcis chromosome 3, ALMONDv2, whole genome shotgun sequence genome segment GATTAAATGATAAATGTTTATAGGAGATGGAACCAAAGTTCTGAGATGTTGATATATGTGTTGAGAATTTTGTTAGAATATGCATGGATTGAACTATTATTGTTTATCTGGCTTGACAAATCTCCGTGTCAATTATTCTCACTGGTCTTCTCATAATCACGGACCCGAGAACTTCTTGGATCATGGAAGTAATGCATGAATGCATCAAGTAATCTAGATTGGAAtagtaaaacaaaagaagcacAACTTTTATTCCCACGGATAGTCTTAGCTAGGTTACATAAATTAATGCATGAGCAGCAGCTGCATGCAATATTATTGAAACCCAAATCACAACATAAGgaaaactgaagaaaatgCCACTTTCGCAGGGAACACGATTGCATTTAGCGTATGCAACAAGCCTTTTAAACCTATAGGTGACCCTGATAGGACGAGTGAAGTCTCGTGAGGATTTCCAGCGACGCTACCCACAAACATCAAATTAACTTAACAGGATGATCATCCTGGAAGTTTTTCGACAGTGAAGGCAGGGGTACTGGTGGGTTTTGCATTTGCGGCAGCGAGGGCATCATCCTCGAAGTCGGTTCCAGATTTTGGCTCTGTAAGGTTTCCCAATCGCACGTGGACGAACTGGTATACGCCGTCGACGTACGGTGCCGGTTTTTGCAAAACAACAGGCTTGAAGAGTGTACATGACCACAGGTTTTTATTTGGCTGTTTCTCGTCAGCCTCGGCCACAATCCACGGACTGTCTTCGCTTGCCGTTCTCAGGTATTTGTCGCTGTAGGTGGATTTTATATGCACCAGACTGGGTTGGTTTACGTCCTTCTCCGCTTTGAACCTTGCGTATTTGCTGTGACTTTCCTCTCCGGAGCATTCGAGCCTATTTGGCAGCTCTGCGGTGGATTGGTCTTTGAAGACCACGTATTTCTGGTTCTTGGCTGATTTAAGAGCAAAAAACTTTGGTAAGTCTGCCATTTCTGAtgatctctctttctctctctctcgttgcTTATTGCTTTTCCTAGCTACAACCTGCTGTGCTATTTATAATCAAGCAAACCCAAACCATGCATGCAGCTTTCACTTATTTTTCTTGCTGTACTGGCCTGCCATAACAGAGAAAATTAAATCCACAAAAATCGTGCTGTTAAACGAACAAATTAACTTAATACACCATCCTACCAAacaatttattgaattactaatttaccctaatataaaataaattgtgaaacaaaagtaattttagtaagtacaccctactcaATATATTGAACCCTAATCAA includes the following:
- the LOC117621820 gene encoding uncharacterized protein LOC117621820, with the protein product MADLPKFFALKSAKNQKYVVFKDQSTAELPNRLECSGEESHSKYARFKAEKDVNQPSLVHIKSTYSDKYLRTASEDSPWIVAEADEKQPNKNLWSCTLFKPVVLQKPAPYVDGVYQFVHVRLGNLTEPKSGTDFEDDALAAANAKPTSTPAFTVEKLPG